Proteins from a single region of Marinitoga sp. 1197:
- a CDS encoding sugar ABC transporter permease, which yields MLEELKTLLKKNIREYGMYIALVIIMAIFSLLTDGLFFSSRNLSNLFNQMGYIAVLAVGMTLVIVIRHIDLSVGFGSGFLGAIAAILMMQYNIPILPTILIVMLIGIFFGLINGFFISYIGIPSFVMTLAGMMIFRGALLVSTEKTGTIIILNDTFNEIGNGFIPDIFHNENIHMTSLLLGAIIIFFYIISEIKKRNNKLKYNFEVLSMKVFILKLILISSVIGYVFWTLANYNGVSWTFLIVLVVAFVYHIITTKTPLGRHIYAVGGNPEAAKLSGISINKITLFVFGSMGFLTALSGILYTSRFQSATPTAGTLFELDAIAAAYVGGVSASGGVGKVTNSIVGALVMASLINGMNLIGVGISYQYIIRGAVLVAAVVFDIKTRNKIS from the coding sequence ATGCTTGAAGAATTAAAAACATTACTTAAAAAAAATATAAGAGAATATGGAATGTATATTGCTCTTGTAATAATTATGGCAATATTTTCTTTATTAACAGATGGATTATTTTTCTCTTCAAGAAACCTAAGTAATTTATTCAATCAAATGGGGTATATAGCTGTTTTAGCGGTTGGTATGACATTGGTAATAGTTATCAGGCATATAGACCTTTCAGTTGGTTTTGGTTCTGGTTTTTTAGGTGCAATTGCTGCTATTCTGATGATGCAATATAATATCCCGATTTTACCAACAATATTAATTGTAATGCTTATTGGTATATTTTTTGGGTTAATTAATGGATTTTTTATTTCTTATATTGGGATTCCATCATTTGTTATGACGTTAGCAGGAATGATGATTTTTAGAGGAGCTTTGCTTGTTTCAACAGAAAAAACAGGAACTATAATTATATTAAATGATACATTTAATGAAATTGGCAATGGGTTTATTCCTGATATTTTCCATAACGAAAATATTCACATGACCTCTCTACTATTAGGCGCAATTATTATATTTTTTTATATTATATCTGAAATAAAGAAGAGAAATAATAAACTAAAATATAATTTCGAAGTTTTATCTATGAAGGTTTTTATATTAAAATTAATATTAATCTCCTCTGTAATTGGTTATGTGTTCTGGACATTGGCAAATTACAATGGTGTATCTTGGACTTTCTTAATAGTTTTAGTAGTTGCATTTGTTTATCATATTATCACCACAAAAACCCCTTTAGGAAGACATATTTATGCTGTTGGAGGTAATCCTGAAGCTGCTAAATTAAGTGGTATCAGCATAAATAAAATTACATTATTTGTTTTTGGCTCTATGGGATTTTTAACAGCATTATCTGGTATTCTATATACATCAAGATTTCAATCTGCTACTCCAACGGCTGGTACTTTATTTGAACTTGATGCTATTGCAGCTGCTTATGTTGGTGGCGTTTCTGCATCAGGAGGTGTTGGTAAAGTTACAAACTCCATAGTTGGTGCTTTAGTTATGGCCTCGCTTATTAATGGAATGAACTTAATTGGTGTGGGTATCTCTTATCAGTATATTATACGTGGAGCTGTATTAGTAGCCGCTGTTGTATTTGATATAAAAACTAGAAATAAAATTTCATGA
- a CDS encoding sensor histidine kinase produces MTLKRRFVLIILIFAIFPIITTIFNKIYITKNLFNELSEYTKTTIDDFGFEMVNKIYPTTINSFYDQQKMLKNFSKNILENQRIIDYAKYGLLNTLKIYINELLNSSDIDGVRIVVDGDKTIDIGDFAKIKDIEEGFFEDDNSIYMIAKYSKNNVSVFSSKRIDRYFLDSLNYSSISIISIIGKKHKLFQKQSFYKEFEIKDRFVISGNYKYPSKIYYLSKDLILVLSFDISQLNAIQNKIKDIFFENISLNLNTALIIWIILSPLLIYFALFYFGKDIGTLEQSIRAISKIAKGNFDTKIKLENKNNRYKELVESINILSENLINMKKEIENNIKNLEKEKNTLKYLVENLYEGIIFFDIDGSIKIKNSLGEEILKEIGDQEIKESNNRIYSLEMKGEQKLIEITRQYLNNGSFLVLIRDISLEKEMNNLYSLNEKLIEKEKFGRIAAHEIRNPLNSMYLNLQYLKMEFEENKKIENISDIIIEQIKIIDSIVGELSSKAIIESEEKYININNVISQILNLLKYKLLENSIEIDFKKSHENILVKANPQRLNQLFYNIINNSIEALENKKGEKKINVNIDKNDEKIKIIIEDNGEGIPEELKNNVFKKPFTTKKYGNGIGLFIVHSIVKELNGEIKFESSKSGTKFILEFKSEEIL; encoded by the coding sequence ATGACTTTAAAAAGAAGATTCGTTTTAATCATATTAATTTTTGCTATTTTTCCTATAATTACTACGATTTTTAATAAAATTTATATTACGAAAAATCTTTTTAATGAACTTTCCGAATATACAAAGACAACCATTGATGATTTTGGTTTTGAGATGGTTAATAAAATATATCCAACAACTATAAATAGTTTTTATGATCAGCAAAAAATGTTAAAAAATTTTTCTAAAAATATCTTAGAAAATCAAAGAATAATAGATTATGCAAAATACGGATTGTTAAACACTTTAAAAATATATATAAATGAATTATTAAATTCTTCAGATATTGATGGTGTTAGAATCGTTGTAGATGGTGATAAAACTATTGATATTGGTGATTTTGCTAAAATAAAGGATATTGAAGAAGGTTTTTTTGAAGATGATAATTCTATTTATATGATTGCAAAATATTCAAAAAATAATGTTTCAGTTTTCTCATCAAAAAGAATTGATAGATATTTTTTAGATTCTTTAAATTATTCTTCAATATCAATTATCTCAATAATTGGAAAAAAACATAAACTATTTCAAAAACAATCATTTTATAAAGAATTTGAAATAAAAGATAGATTTGTTATTTCTGGAAATTATAAATATCCATCAAAAATTTATTATCTTTCTAAAGATTTAATATTAGTTTTGTCTTTTGATATATCGCAATTAAATGCTATTCAAAATAAAATTAAAGATATTTTCTTTGAAAATATATCATTAAATTTAAATACTGCTTTAATAATATGGATAATATTATCTCCATTACTAATATATTTTGCTCTATTTTATTTTGGGAAAGATATTGGAACTTTAGAACAATCTATAAGGGCTATTTCTAAAATAGCTAAAGGTAATTTTGATACAAAAATTAAGTTAGAGAATAAAAATAATAGATATAAAGAATTAGTAGAATCGATAAATATTTTGTCAGAAAATTTGATTAACATGAAGAAAGAAATAGAAAATAATATAAAAAATTTAGAAAAAGAAAAAAATACATTGAAATATTTAGTAGAGAACTTATATGAAGGGATAATATTTTTTGATATAGATGGTAGTATTAAAATCAAAAATTCTCTTGGAGAAGAGATTTTGAAAGAAATTGGTGATCAGGAAATAAAAGAGTCAAATAATAGAATATATTCATTAGAGATGAAAGGAGAACAAAAATTAATAGAAATAACAAGGCAATATTTAAATAATGGGTCATTTTTAGTATTAATAAGGGATATATCGTTAGAAAAAGAAATGAATAATTTATATTCTTTAAATGAAAAATTAATAGAAAAAGAAAAATTTGGGAGAATTGCTGCTCATGAAATAAGAAATCCGTTGAATTCAATGTATCTTAATTTGCAATATTTAAAAATGGAATTTGAAGAAAATAAGAAAATAGAAAATATTAGCGATATAATAATTGAACAAATAAAGATTATCGATTCTATAGTTGGAGAACTCTCTTCTAAAGCTATTATTGAGTCAGAAGAAAAATATATAAATATTAATAATGTGATATCTCAAATTTTAAATTTATTGAAATATAAACTTTTAGAGAATTCAATAGAAATAGATTTTAAGAAATCACATGAAAATATTTTGGTTAAAGCAAATCCACAAAGACTTAATCAATTATTTTATAATATTATTAATAATTCTATAGAGGCTTTGGAGAATAAAAAAGGTGAGAAAAAAATAAATGTGAATATTGATAAAAATGATGAAAAGATAAAGATTATTATTGAAGATAATGGTGAAGGAATACCAGAAGAATTAAAAAATAATGTTTTCAAAAAACCATTTACAACTAAAAAATATGGGAATGGAATAGGTTTATTTATTGTGCATTCTATAGTTAAAGAATTAAATGGAGAAATAAAGTTTGAAAGTTCGAAATCTGGAACAAAATTCATTTTAGAATTTAAAAGTGAGGAGATATTATGA
- the nagA gene encoding N-acetylglucosamine-6-phosphate deacetylase: MIIDNILIVDPIDGEYTGKIILSDNKIKKILKEKKEYEYILMPGFVDTHTHGYKGIDTMNSSISDIRSWAELNFSHGITKFFPTTVSASIETLKRITNKFSPVLSAAGIHLEGPFINKTKKGAQNEKFIHLPEIDIIDNIINEKVKLITMAPESKNFFVIADYLKNKSIIISLGHSNADYITFKKAILHGINRITHFPNALKALHHREIGGVGAGLLENFKIELIVDNIHISEEFIKLIYKIKNIDDIILITDSISATNLKDGIYSLGELKVTVKNKRATLDNGTIAGSTLTFDEGVRNFYSITNCSLKELSKVSSYNALQNLNIKNEGRIKEGYIANFVIMDKNLNVIKTIFNGDIVYRKI, encoded by the coding sequence ATGATTATCGATAATATATTAATCGTTGATCCTATTGACGGTGAATATACTGGTAAAATAATACTATCTGATAATAAAATTAAGAAAATTTTAAAAGAGAAAAAAGAATATGAATATATTCTAATGCCTGGTTTTGTTGACACACATACACATGGCTATAAGGGTATTGATACAATGAATTCATCCATTTCTGATATAAGAAGTTGGGCTGAACTCAACTTTTCTCATGGTATAACAAAATTTTTTCCAACAACCGTATCTGCATCAATAGAAACACTTAAAAGGATAACAAATAAATTTTCACCTGTATTATCTGCAGCTGGTATTCATTTAGAAGGACCTTTTATAAATAAAACAAAAAAAGGCGCTCAAAATGAAAAATTCATTCATTTACCTGAAATAGACATTATTGATAATATAATTAATGAGAAAGTAAAACTAATAACAATGGCACCAGAATCTAAAAATTTCTTTGTTATAGCTGATTATTTAAAAAACAAATCTATTATAATATCTCTTGGACATTCAAACGCTGATTATATTACATTTAAAAAAGCTATATTACATGGAATAAATAGAATAACGCATTTTCCTAATGCTTTAAAAGCTCTTCACCATAGAGAAATTGGAGGAGTCGGTGCTGGGCTGCTTGAGAATTTCAAAATAGAATTAATCGTTGATAATATACATATATCTGAAGAATTTATAAAATTGATTTATAAAATAAAAAATATAGATGATATTATCTTAATAACTGACTCTATTTCAGCTACAAACTTAAAAGATGGCATTTATTCTTTAGGCGAATTAAAAGTTACTGTAAAAAACAAAAGAGCTACTTTAGACAATGGAACTATTGCTGGCAGCACCTTAACCTTTGATGAAGGGGTTAGAAATTTTTATTCTATAACCAATTGTTCTTTAAAAGAATTATCTAAAGTTTCATCCTATAATGCATTACAAAATTTAAATATAAAAAATGAAGGAAGAATAAAAGAAGGATATATCGCAAATTTTGTTATTATGGATAAAAATTTAAATGTTATAAAAACTATATTTAATGGAGATATTGTATATAGAAAAATTTAG
- a CDS encoding ATP-binding cassette domain-containing protein: MSEYILEMKNITKEFPGVKALDNVNFKVKKGEIHCLVGENGSGKSTLMKILSGFHTHGSYTGQIIFEGKEMKFKNIYDSEKVGIVTIYQELALIPELTIYENIFLGHEIKNNGVIDWNKTISESKKVLKKLGYNMDTSKKVKELGVGLQQIVEIGKALSKNVKLLILDEPTSSLNETDSENLLRIVKELKNHGITSILISHKLKEVLEVADTITILRDGLTITTIENKNMTENDIVKYMVGREIEDIYPKRHHMIGEKLFEIKNWKAYDKKDGKYVVKSANFYVKKGEIVGIAGLIGAGRTELAHSIFGNPDNYIIDGELYFEGKKQKFRSTSDAIKAGIAYVSEDRKGNGLILDFDIKTNITIANLKNILKNIYVDENEEIIISEKYRKSLKIKSHSIEQKVLNLSGGNQQKVQLAKWLFVSPKLLILDEPTRGIDVGAKHEIYTIMNKLVEEGMSIIMISSELPEVLGMSDRIYVMAGGKIVGELNSQEATQEKIMTMAVEY; the protein is encoded by the coding sequence TTGAGTGAATATATCCTTGAAATGAAAAATATTACTAAAGAATTCCCTGGGGTAAAAGCTCTCGATAATGTAAATTTCAAAGTAAAAAAAGGAGAAATACATTGTTTGGTTGGTGAAAATGGTTCTGGAAAATCCACATTAATGAAAATTTTAAGCGGTTTTCATACGCATGGAAGTTATACAGGTCAAATTATTTTTGAAGGAAAAGAAATGAAATTTAAAAATATATACGATAGTGAAAAAGTTGGTATTGTTACTATTTATCAAGAATTAGCATTAATTCCTGAATTAACAATTTATGAAAATATTTTTTTGGGCCATGAAATAAAAAATAACGGAGTAATTGATTGGAACAAAACTATTTCTGAATCAAAAAAAGTGTTAAAAAAGCTTGGATACAACATGGATACTTCGAAGAAAGTAAAAGAATTAGGTGTTGGTTTACAACAAATCGTTGAAATTGGAAAAGCCTTAAGCAAAAATGTTAAACTGCTGATTTTAGACGAACCAACTTCTTCATTAAATGAAACTGATAGTGAAAATCTTTTAAGAATAGTGAAAGAATTAAAAAATCACGGCATAACCTCTATTTTAATATCACACAAACTTAAAGAAGTTTTAGAAGTTGCTGATACAATCACCATATTAAGAGATGGCTTAACTATAACAACAATAGAAAATAAAAATATGACAGAAAATGATATTGTTAAATATATGGTTGGAAGAGAAATAGAAGATATTTATCCGAAAAGGCATCATATGATTGGAGAAAAGTTATTTGAAATCAAAAATTGGAAAGCCTATGACAAAAAAGATGGAAAATATGTTGTAAAATCTGCCAACTTTTATGTAAAAAAAGGAGAGATTGTTGGCATTGCTGGATTAATTGGAGCTGGAAGAACGGAGCTTGCGCATAGCATTTTTGGGAATCCAGATAATTATATAATCGATGGAGAATTATACTTTGAAGGTAAAAAACAAAAATTCAGATCTACATCTGACGCAATAAAAGCTGGTATTGCTTATGTGTCTGAAGACAGAAAAGGTAATGGATTGATTCTTGATTTTGATATAAAAACAAATATAACAATCGCAAATCTGAAAAATATATTAAAAAACATATATGTTGATGAAAATGAAGAAATTATTATCTCTGAAAAATATAGAAAATCTCTTAAAATAAAATCTCATAGCATTGAACAAAAAGTTCTTAACTTAAGCGGCGGAAATCAACAAAAAGTACAATTAGCAAAATGGTTATTTGTATCTCCAAAATTATTGATTTTAGATGAACCAACAAGAGGTATAGATGTTGGTGCTAAACATGAAATATATACAATAATGAATAAACTCGTTGAAGAAGGTATGAGTATAATTATGATATCATCAGAATTACCTGAAGTATTAGGTATGAGTGACAGAATTTATGTCATGGCCGGTGGAAAAATAGTTGGAGAATTAAACAGTCAAGAAGCTACACAAGAAAAAATAATGACTATGGCTGTAGAATATTAG
- a CDS encoding sugar ABC transporter substrate-binding protein: MKKFLLGILVVLAITIYAVDVGIVLPTKDEPRWVQDETRFREALKDTNYSVEVLFSQGSPARERQNVEALLSKGIKVLIICPQDAIAAAGTVEMAKKSGVQVISYDRLILQTKAVDYFVTFDSVEVGRAQGRFLVEHATGKNNPLYLYAGALSDNNAFLFFQGAWEILQPKIADGTFRIINSSEAVKLQNKKELTREEMAKIIAQVTTDWSFTVARRKAEDNLTRAKKTDKGTVFILAPNDGTARAIADAFRQDRAVKKYYVTGQDAEKASIQYIINGKQSMTVFKDVRILVKDAINLAQFLLKGVELITPQSYDNGAKMVPAIQSEIQVVTKDNVKEILIDSGYYKMSDFRW; the protein is encoded by the coding sequence ATGAAAAAGTTTTTATTAGGTATTTTAGTTGTTTTGGCTATTACCATTTATGCTGTTGACGTAGGTATTGTTCTTCCAACAAAAGATGAACCAAGGTGGGTTCAAGATGAAACAAGATTTAGAGAAGCTTTAAAAGATACAAACTATTCCGTTGAAGTTTTATTTAGTCAAGGCTCACCAGCAAGAGAAAGACAAAATGTTGAGGCTTTATTGTCAAAAGGTATAAAAGTACTTATTATATGTCCTCAAGATGCTATTGCAGCAGCTGGAACTGTAGAAATGGCAAAAAAATCTGGGGTACAGGTAATTTCATATGATAGATTAATATTACAAACAAAAGCTGTTGATTATTTTGTAACTTTTGATAGTGTTGAAGTTGGTAGAGCGCAGGGAAGATTTTTAGTTGAGCATGCTACTGGTAAAAATAATCCATTATATTTATATGCTGGTGCATTATCTGATAACAACGCATTTTTATTCTTCCAAGGTGCCTGGGAAATTTTACAACCGAAAATTGCTGACGGAACATTTAGAATTATAAATTCTTCTGAAGCTGTTAAATTACAAAATAAAAAAGAATTAACACGTGAAGAAATGGCAAAAATTATTGCTCAGGTAACAACTGATTGGAGTTTTACTGTTGCAAGAAGAAAAGCTGAAGATAATTTAACAAGAGCTAAAAAAACAGATAAAGGTACAGTATTTATATTAGCTCCAAATGATGGTACTGCAAGAGCAATTGCTGATGCATTTAGACAAGATAGAGCTGTAAAAAAATATTATGTAACCGGTCAGGATGCAGAAAAAGCATCAATTCAATATATTATTAACGGAAAGCAATCAATGACTGTATTTAAAGATGTTAGAATTCTTGTTAAAGATGCTATTAACTTAGCTCAATTCCTTTTGAAAGGTGTGGAGTTAATTACTCCTCAATCATACGACAATGGAGCAAAAATGGTTCCTGCAATTCAATCAGAAATTCAAGTTGTTACAAAAGATAATGTAAAAGAGATTTTAATCGATTCTGGTTATTATAAAATGTCTGATTTCAGATGGTAA
- a CDS encoding SIS domain-containing protein has translation MIGKYTIREIERIPELLEKADNFNFSFTKSKKYVFVGCGSSYNLGFITSKILNTHGYCSSTISGGEAIVFNKVPSADISIFISRTGESTETVKAVQIFKKNNIKTIGITCTPNSSLTKICDESFIFDFANEESVVMTGSFIFILNFLLNGIQHNNLSEKSFNVLNNSKTLIDSLNLKDFNHFIFLGFDEQYGISKEGALKIQEMAIQNVEFHEPLEYRHGPKSTLTDSTLVIINSKDTREEKILAEELKLLGAKVIFIGKNGDINIDYDSGFESPLKMIFPQYLGYKKAIIENLNPDKPKNLSKSVILD, from the coding sequence ATGATTGGTAAATATACTATAAGGGAAATAGAAAGAATACCAGAATTATTAGAAAAAGCTGATAATTTTAATTTTTCATTTACAAAAAGTAAAAAATACGTTTTTGTAGGATGCGGTTCTTCTTATAATCTTGGTTTTATAACTTCAAAAATTTTAAACACCCATGGATATTGTTCTTCGACTATATCTGGAGGTGAAGCAATTGTTTTTAATAAAGTTCCAAGTGCTGATATATCAATATTCATATCAAGAACTGGTGAGTCAACTGAAACAGTAAAAGCTGTACAAATTTTCAAGAAAAATAATATTAAAACTATTGGTATTACATGCACCCCAAACTCTTCATTAACAAAAATATGTGATGAGTCATTTATATTTGATTTTGCAAATGAAGAAAGTGTAGTTATGACTGGATCTTTTATATTTATTTTAAATTTCCTATTAAATGGTATTCAACACAATAATTTATCAGAAAAAAGTTTTAATGTTCTTAACAATTCTAAAACTTTAATAGACTCTTTAAATTTAAAAGATTTCAATCATTTTATCTTTCTTGGATTTGATGAACAATACGGAATTTCAAAAGAAGGTGCGTTAAAAATACAGGAAATGGCCATTCAAAATGTAGAATTTCATGAGCCACTTGAATACAGACATGGACCAAAATCCACTTTAACAGATAGCACTCTTGTAATAATAAATTCAAAAGATACAAGAGAAGAAAAAATACTTGCTGAAGAACTTAAACTCTTAGGTGCAAAGGTTATATTCATAGGTAAAAACGGCGATATAAATATAGATTATGACTCAGGATTTGAAAGTCCTTTAAAAATGATTTTTCCACAGTATCTTGGATATAAAAAAGCTATAATTGAAAATCTCAATCCTGATAAACCGAAAAATTTAAGTAAATCTGTAATTTTGGATTAA
- a CDS encoding extracellular solute-binding protein: MKRILVFILFISIYILIFSINFLYMYQAGYQPEDLTNYISREATNIEVTFKFYEEMHENLKISINSAIPLYDLVLVDLIWIPELASNNMLYPLDDLISKEYYKDIPDYILDQFKYNGKIWAIPYLVNTQHFFVNKEILKKAGFDNPPKTLEEMVHQAKIIKEKGILEYPIVDSWLNKEALTCEFTWILGAFGGDYYKNGKLKINTVEAVKALNFMKHLLDEKLINPMSLEFKEDDVLNIFLNGDAAFTTNWTYQLRYMEDERYSKIVEQGSLELIPVSNEILKKKETVSVSGYQGLAILRNTKKIKESINAIRILTKKEFFKKFNYEIPPFKSMYDGYIKEKEYNYKKILELKNAVNRPYLIEYNKFSEILRRYILMVLKGLLSPEEALNKAQKEMSNLK; this comes from the coding sequence ATGAAAAGAATCCTTGTTTTTATTCTATTCATAAGTATATATATTTTAATATTTAGCATAAATTTTTTATATATGTATCAGGCGGGATATCAACCTGAGGATTTAACAAATTATATATCTCGAGAAGCAACTAATATAGAGGTTACGTTTAAATTTTATGAAGAAATGCATGAAAATTTAAAAATATCAATAAATTCGGCTATACCATTATATGATCTTGTTTTAGTTGACTTGATATGGATACCTGAATTAGCAAGTAATAATATGTTGTATCCTTTAGATGATTTAATAAGCAAAGAATATTATAAAGATATTCCTGATTATATATTAGATCAGTTTAAATATAATGGAAAAATATGGGCTATTCCATATCTTGTAAATACACAGCATTTTTTTGTAAATAAAGAAATATTGAAAAAAGCTGGTTTTGATAATCCTCCAAAAACTTTAGAAGAGATGGTACATCAAGCAAAAATTATTAAAGAAAAGGGAATTTTAGAATATCCAATAGTAGATTCCTGGTTAAATAAGGAAGCATTAACATGTGAATTTACATGGATCTTAGGCGCTTTTGGAGGAGACTATTATAAAAATGGAAAACTAAAGATAAATACAGTTGAAGCGGTAAAGGCTCTTAATTTTATGAAACATTTGTTAGATGAAAAATTAATTAATCCCATGTCTTTAGAATTTAAAGAAGATGATGTTTTAAATATATTTTTAAATGGTGATGCAGCTTTTACTACTAATTGGACATATCAATTAAGATATATGGAAGATGAGAGATATTCTAAAATAGTAGAACAAGGGTCACTGGAGCTAATTCCTGTATCTAATGAAATTTTAAAAAAGAAAGAAACGGTTTCTGTAAGCGGATATCAAGGCCTCGCAATACTTAGAAATACAAAGAAAATTAAAGAGTCTATTAATGCTATAAGAATACTTACAAAAAAAGAATTTTTTAAAAAATTTAATTATGAAATTCCACCATTTAAAAGCATGTATGATGGGTATATAAAAGAAAAAGAGTATAATTATAAAAAAATTTTAGAATTAAAAAATGCAGTAAATAGACCTTATCTAATAGAATATAATAAATTTTCTGAGATTTTAAGAAGATATATTTTAATGGTATTAAAGGGATTATTAAGCCCAGAAGAAGCATTAAATAAAGCACAAAAAGAAATGTCTAATCTAAAATGA
- a CDS encoding sigma-54-dependent transcriptional regulator — MRSILIIEDDKNSADILKRFLKEKGYEVGLCHDLKSSKKYDLNDYDILLLDMILPDGKGTDLIKEFIQVNPFLKVVVMTGFGDVQDAVYSMKSGAFDFIKKPIDLKRLFFIIEKAYDEIKLEKENSKLKYIVQESIKGDFVIGQSEIMRNLIEIVNKVIETDANLLITGETGVGKEVFTRYIQRFSKRKNKPFIIVNCAAIPKDLVESELFGYEKGAFTGAEKFKPGKFELADQGTIFLDEIGELPLEIQSKLLRVLENGTIERVGGTKEINVNVRVISATNRNLEEEVKKGNFRMDLYYRLNVININIPPIRERKEDIPIFIEFFNKRYSKKYNKREIKFSKDAFDILMNYNWPGNIREIRNFVEKIFIIFDTNKIIKKSDISVFFINNNKKEDFEYSSMTLDEIEKKVILNTLKKYEGNKTKTAKVLGISLRTLQYKLKKYEKLQGEI; from the coding sequence ATGAGAAGTATTTTGATAATAGAAGATGATAAAAATAGTGCTGATATCTTGAAAAGATTTTTAAAAGAAAAAGGCTATGAGGTTGGATTATGTCATGATTTAAAAAGTTCTAAAAAATATGATTTAAATGATTATGATATTTTATTATTGGATATGATTTTGCCAGATGGAAAAGGAACAGATTTAATTAAAGAATTTATTCAAGTTAATCCTTTTTTGAAAGTTGTTGTAATGACCGGTTTTGGTGATGTTCAAGATGCTGTATATTCAATGAAATCAGGAGCTTTTGATTTTATAAAAAAACCTATAGATTTAAAAAGATTATTCTTTATAATTGAAAAGGCGTATGATGAAATTAAATTAGAGAAGGAAAATTCAAAATTAAAATATATTGTTCAAGAAAGTATAAAAGGGGATTTTGTTATAGGTCAATCTGAGATAATGAGAAATTTAATAGAAATAGTAAATAAGGTAATAGAAACAGATGCTAATTTATTAATAACTGGAGAAACAGGTGTAGGAAAAGAAGTTTTTACGAGATATATTCAAAGATTTAGTAAAAGAAAGAATAAACCCTTTATCATAGTAAATTGTGCAGCAATACCTAAAGATTTAGTTGAATCTGAATTATTTGGTTATGAAAAAGGAGCATTCACCGGTGCTGAAAAATTTAAACCAGGGAAATTTGAACTTGCAGATCAGGGAACAATATTTCTTGATGAAATTGGAGAACTTCCATTGGAAATTCAAAGTAAGCTTTTAAGAGTTTTAGAAAATGGAACAATTGAAAGAGTTGGAGGAACCAAAGAAATCAATGTTAATGTTAGAGTAATATCGGCAACTAATAGAAATCTTGAAGAAGAAGTAAAAAAGGGTAATTTTAGAATGGATTTGTATTATAGATTGAATGTAATAAATATAAATATACCCCCAATAAGAGAAAGGAAAGAAGATATTCCGATTTTTATAGAATTTTTTAATAAAAGATATTCAAAAAAGTATAATAAAAGGGAGATTAAATTTTCAAAAGATGCTTTTGATATATTAATGAATTATAATTGGCCAGGAAATATTAGAGAAATTAGAAATTTTGTCGAAAAAATATTTATCATATTTGATACAAATAAAATAATTAAGAAATCTGATATAAGTGTATTTTTTATAAATAACAATAAAAAAGAAGATTTTGAATATTCATCAATGACACTTGATGAAATAGAAAAAAAAGTAATTTTAAATACATTAAAAAAATATGAAGGAAATAAAACAAAAACAGCTAAAGTATTGGGGATTAGTTTAAGGACATTGCAATATAAGTTAAAAAAATATGAAAAACTGCAGGGGGAAATATAA